Proteins from one Neodiprion fabricii isolate iyNeoFabr1 chromosome 5, iyNeoFabr1.1, whole genome shotgun sequence genomic window:
- the LOC124182069 gene encoding protein lingerer isoform X1, translating into MSASNKSSVPSGGRGANKNKSSQQHSKSDHHYSKSTDTAKHDKAQPNTDQMRHAQIIDTRMAGGEDPTLKERIKQVMDMTRRSEDEVVLALHDCDGDLDSAVNNLLEGVTQEWEVKKKKTRQPGGSKQNADQSGGQDDGGDWEERRNQRGGGPPRLRGRGANHDNRGWRGRENKENERNMEDGSREGGYSGNRRGRGAPGRSGRGGRGGGRGLGPRTFANRGDNGSGATGHSFSRPIDTWTGSEEQQQTVQEPKMDAWNNLEPTEDWDNEEYTGSLADTKVFTPSGGLAEATPGAEDPKHQEVQPLQSTQSVKLSPLQQDEMPKLSDTPMQQHQQQLQQQQQSMVSQQQQQSMVSQQQQQTQSMLNMPTMQLPQQPHVSTGGVLTAAQSQYFTQLTQQTSENLKAANQGAFSSTMNSQPQRQPKQRPRVPPPSKIPATAVEMPGDAVNSGIGFLDVQFGALDFGTDAGSLDGSATEKYNAANSATPGIDVTPLTNVANPSNAPNTLDIETSQTNTNQYNATSQMLSSNDSLPVSSDHSLSSQSGFVARSGNSAPSLDITKQDFSSQVSPGNTPGYGTTAAYQSQKTAYQPSNATPNSYNAYSTSTQSTQSSFPAQSASNSSSYSATAAVTQVSGYNTSSSYSQNNASTFNQTSPAAVASAASTYSQNTTNQVFQPASGYVPATTSQYQSQSVATNTAANSNSGYQATGYQGSSSFQSTPQAYQNSGANFTSPMTQASSGYQSATQSVYASAYSSYGTQPQTGAHNHKLNSGTNKDSQYDGSATTSSNSLATTSAPALGLPTTANSSQAKATSSNAVPKSTSSGVVTGSGSGAGSMTGGSAAGSMAPILSHQYIMGQGVPYAAFQQPMYSYEDLQLMQQRIPHMPTTGYYDAALGYQTTGPATSLGGGRGDALTGVQGVQGVQGVQGAYTSISDARFARNDSNASPVPSTMSQQTATQHQQPMMNPTLPPGYAYFAYGGGMMPGSFQYGTPAIYPQIAAAGNAGTNSGAYSAKPGSYGSGYGGGASYDALASAGPAGEYKGASSGYTGTQTGKTGTSTGNTNSGGSSATEISATMYGKSHVALNKVNSYDKQTFHSATPPPFGLAGSQSAALPGGYGAPHLFIPTMPHQLHQPLHQDSGSTTGQRSNASSQNKAQAKPGGYSPSYWAGGN; encoded by the exons ATGAGTGCAAGCAACAAATCGTCGGTGCCCTCCGGCGGGAGAGGTGCCAATAAGAACAAGTCATCACAGCAACACAGCAAGTCTGATCATCATTACTCTAAGTCCACAGACACAGCTAAACACGACAAAGCACAG CCTAATACGGACCAGATGCGACACGCACAAATCATTGACACTCGGATGGCTGGTGGGGAGGATCCGACTCTAAAAGAGCGCATAAAGCAAGTCATGGACATGACGCGCCGTTCTGAGGACGAAGTGGTGCTAGCTTTGCATGATTGTGACGGCGACTTAGATAGTGCCGTGAATAATCTGCTTGAGGGTGTCACGCAGGAATGGgaagtaaaaaagaagaagaccCGCCAACCGGGAGGCTCAAAGCAGAATGCTGATCAATCAGGTGGTCAGGACGATGGTGGGGATTGGGAAGAGAGACGTAACCAACGGGGCGGTGGGCCTCCACGTTTGCGAGGACGCGGAGCAAACCATGACAATCGTGGCT GGCGTGGACGAGAAAATAAAGAGAATGAACGAAACATGGAAGATGGTAGCCGTGAGGGTGGGTATAGCGGAAACAGACGTGGCAGAGGTGCACCTGGTCGGTCAGGGCGAGGTGGTCGAGGAGGTGGCAGGGGTCTTGGACCCCGTACTTTTGCCAATCGAGGTGATAATGGCTCAGGTGCAACAGGGCACAGCTTTAGTCGACCAATTGACACTTGGACTGGCAGTGAAGAACAGCAACAAACAGTTCAGGAGCCCAAGATGg ATGCCTGGAATAATCTCGAACCCACTGAAGATTGGGATAACGAAGAATATACCGGCTCTCTAGCAGATACAAAAGTTTTTACTCCAAGTGGTGGTTTGGCTGAAGCTACGCCTGGCGCAGAAGATCCTAAGCACCAAGAAGTTCAACCTCTACAGTCAACTCAATCTGTTAAACTGTCCCCATTGCAACAAGAT GAAATGCCCAAGTTGTCAGATACTCCTATGCAGCAACATCAGCAGCAGctacagcagcagcaacaatcCATGGTCTctcagcaacagcaacaatcCATGGTCTctcagcaacagcagcagacGCAGTCGATGTTGAATATGCCAACTATGCAACTACCTCAACAACCTCACGTCTCGACTGGAGGAGTTCTTACAGCTGCCCAGAGTCAATATTTTACACAGCTGACTCAACAAACAAGTGAAAACTTGAAGGCAGCCAATCAAGGCGCGTTCTCATCAACGATGAACAGTCAG CCCCAGAGGCAACCAAAGCAGCGACCCCGAGTACCTCCTCCTTCAAAGATCCCGGCCACCGCAGTTGAGATGCCTGGCGATGCTGTGAACAGTGGTATTGGATTTCTCGACGTGCAGTTTGGAGCATTGGACTTTGGAACCGATGCCGGATCTTTGGATGGCTCCGCGACCGAGAAATACAATGCTGCGAATTCAGCCACGCCTGGGATAGACGTAACTCCATTGACAAATGTCGCCAACCCTTCAAATGCTCCAAATACTCTGGATATCGAGACCAGCCAGACAAATACTAATCAGTATAACGCTACATCGCAAATG TTGTCAAGCAATGATAGCTTGCCAGTGTCTAGTGACCACTCTCTAAGTTCGCAAAGCGGTTTTGTCGCTCGTAGTGGCAATAGTGCTCCTTCTCTGGATATTACCAAGCAGGACTTCTCCTCCCAGGTATCTCCAGGGAACACACCTGGATATGGAACAACTGCTGCCTATCAGTCTCAGAAGACAGCTTATCAGCCTTCCAATGCGACACCAAACAGCTACAATGCATACTCAACTAGTACGCAATCGACCCAATCATCATTCCCTGCACAATCTGCTAGTAACAGTAGCAGTTACTCAGCTACAGCAGCAGTCACCCAGGTCTCTGGTTACAACACGTCATCCTCTTATTCCCAAAATAATGCCTCCACTTTCAATCAAACTTCCCCAGCTGCTGTCGCATCTGCGGCATCGACCTATAGCCAAAATACAACTAATCAG gTATTTCAGCCAGCAAGTGGTTACGTACCTGCAACAACGTCTCAGTATCAGTCGCAATCTGTAGCCACTAATACTGCGGCTAACAGTAACTCAGGTTACCAAGCAACCGGCTATCAAGGCTCCTCTTCATTCCAATCTACCCCACAGGCTTATCAAAATTCTGGAGCTAACTTTACGTCACCAATGACTCAAGCATCTAGCGGCTATCAAAGTGCAACACAATCG GTTTACGCCAGTGCGTATAGTAGTTATGGTACCCAACCACAGACCGGGGCTCACAATCATAAGCTCAACAGTGGTACAAATAAGGATTCGCAATATGATGGCAGTGCGACAACGTCCAGTAATTCACTCGCCACGACAAGTGCACCAGCTCTGGGTCTTCCGACTACAGCAAATAGTTCGCAAGCAAAAGCAACTAGTTCAAATG CTGTACCAAAGAGCACGTCAAGTGGAGTCGTGACTGGCAGTGGCAGTGGGGCTGGCAGCATGACGGGTGGTAGTGCTGCTGGAAGCATGGCACCAATTCTCAGTCATCAGTATATCATGGGACAAGGTGTTCCATATGCAGCGTTCCAGCAGCCAATGTACAGCTACGAAGATTTGCAGCTCATGCAGCAGAGAATACCACATATG CCCACTACTGGTTACTATGACGCGGCTCTGGGCTATCAGACGACTGGTCCAGCAACGAGTCTTGGAGGAGGGCGCGGGGACGCCTTGACTGGCGTCCAAGGTGTTCAGGGTGTTCAGGGCGTACAAGGGGCCTATACCAGTATTAGTGACGCCAGGTTTGCCAGAAATGATAGCAACGCGTCGCCAGTTCCCTCAACTATGTCTCAACAG ACTGCTACGCAGCATCAGCAACCGATGATGAACCCAACGTTACCACCTGGATACGCATATTTTGCATACGGTGGCGGCATGATGCCTGGAAGTTTTCAATATGGAACGCCCGCCATTTACCCA CAGATTGCTGCAGCTGGAAATGCAGGCACAAATAGCGGCGCATATAGTGCAAAACCAGGTAGCTATGGGTCTGGTTACGGTGGTGGCGCTAGTTATGATGCTTTGGCAAGCGCTGGACCAGCTGGCGAGTATAAAGGTGCCAGCAGCGGTTATACAGGTACACAGACTGGCAAGACTGGGACGTCCACTGGAAATACCAACTCCGGAGGATCTTCCGCAACTGAAATCAGTGCAACGATGTATGGAAAGAGTCATGTTGCACTGAACAAGGTTAAC tcATATGATAAGCAGACGTTCCATTCGGCCACTCCCCCCCCATTTGGGTTAGCTGGAAGTCAGAGTGCCGCTTTACCAGGTGGTTACGGAGCTCCGCATTTGTTTATTCCCACAATGCCACATCAGCTGCATCAGCCCTTACATCAAGATAGTGGCAGTACCACGGGACAGCGTTCAAATGCAAGTTCCCAGAACAAGGCTCAAGCTAAGCCAGGAGGTTACAGTCCAAGCTACTGGGCTGGTGGTAACTAA
- the LOC124182069 gene encoding protein lingerer isoform X3 — protein MSASNKSSVPSGGRGANKNKSSQQHSKSDHHYSKSTDTAKHDKAQPNTDQMRHAQIIDTRMAGGEDPTLKERIKQVMDMTRRSEDEVVLALHDCDGDLDSAVNNLLEGVTQEWEVKKKKTRQPGGSKQNADQSGGQDDGGDWEERRNQRGGGPPRLRGRGANHDNRGWRGRENKENERNMEDGSREGGYSGNRRGRGAPGRSGRGGRGGGRGLGPRTFANRGDNGSGATGHSFSRPIDTWTGSEEQQQTVQEPKMDAWNNLEPTEDWDNEEYTGSLADTKVFTPSGGLAEATPGAEDPKHQEVQPLQSTQSVKLSPLQQDEMPKLSDTPMQQHQQQLQQQQQSMVSQQQQQSMVSQQQQQTQSMLNMPTMQLPQQPHVSTGGVLTAAQSQYFTQLTQQTSENLKAANQGAFSSTMNSQPQRQPKQRPRVPPPSKIPATAVEMPGDAVNSGIGFLDVQFGALDFGTDAGSLDGSATEKYNAANSATPGIDVTPLTNVANPSNAPNTLDIETSQTNTNQYNATSQMLSSNDSLPVSSDHSLSSQSGFVARSGNSAPSLDITKQDFSSQVSPGNTPGYGTTAAYQSQKTAYQPSNATPNSYNAYSTSTQSTQSSFPAQSASNSSSYSATAAVTQVSGYNTSSSYSQNNASTFNQTSPAAVASAASTYSQNTTNQVFQPASGYVPATTSQYQSQSVATNTAANSNSGYQATGYQGSSSFQSTPQAYQNSGANFTSPMTQASSGYQSATQSVYASAYSSYGTQPQTGAHNHKLNSGTNKDSQYDGSATTSSNSLATTSAPALGLPTTANSSQAKATSSNAVPKSTSSGVVTGSGSGAGSMTGGSAAGSMAPILSHQYIMGQGVPYAAFQQPMYSYEDLQLMQQRIPHMTTGPATSLGGGRGDALTGVQGVQGVQGVQGAYTSISDARFARNDSNASPVPSTMSQQTATQHQQPMMNPTLPPGYAYFAYGGGMMPGSFQYGTPAIYPQIAAAGNAGTNSGAYSAKPGSYGSGYGGGASYDALASAGPAGEYKGASSGYTGTQTGKTGTSTGNTNSGGSSATEISATMYGKSHVALNKVNSYDKQTFHSATPPPFGLAGSQSAALPGGYGAPHLFIPTMPHQLHQPLHQDSGSTTGQRSNASSQNKAQAKPGGYSPSYWAGGN, from the exons ATGAGTGCAAGCAACAAATCGTCGGTGCCCTCCGGCGGGAGAGGTGCCAATAAGAACAAGTCATCACAGCAACACAGCAAGTCTGATCATCATTACTCTAAGTCCACAGACACAGCTAAACACGACAAAGCACAG CCTAATACGGACCAGATGCGACACGCACAAATCATTGACACTCGGATGGCTGGTGGGGAGGATCCGACTCTAAAAGAGCGCATAAAGCAAGTCATGGACATGACGCGCCGTTCTGAGGACGAAGTGGTGCTAGCTTTGCATGATTGTGACGGCGACTTAGATAGTGCCGTGAATAATCTGCTTGAGGGTGTCACGCAGGAATGGgaagtaaaaaagaagaagaccCGCCAACCGGGAGGCTCAAAGCAGAATGCTGATCAATCAGGTGGTCAGGACGATGGTGGGGATTGGGAAGAGAGACGTAACCAACGGGGCGGTGGGCCTCCACGTTTGCGAGGACGCGGAGCAAACCATGACAATCGTGGCT GGCGTGGACGAGAAAATAAAGAGAATGAACGAAACATGGAAGATGGTAGCCGTGAGGGTGGGTATAGCGGAAACAGACGTGGCAGAGGTGCACCTGGTCGGTCAGGGCGAGGTGGTCGAGGAGGTGGCAGGGGTCTTGGACCCCGTACTTTTGCCAATCGAGGTGATAATGGCTCAGGTGCAACAGGGCACAGCTTTAGTCGACCAATTGACACTTGGACTGGCAGTGAAGAACAGCAACAAACAGTTCAGGAGCCCAAGATGg ATGCCTGGAATAATCTCGAACCCACTGAAGATTGGGATAACGAAGAATATACCGGCTCTCTAGCAGATACAAAAGTTTTTACTCCAAGTGGTGGTTTGGCTGAAGCTACGCCTGGCGCAGAAGATCCTAAGCACCAAGAAGTTCAACCTCTACAGTCAACTCAATCTGTTAAACTGTCCCCATTGCAACAAGAT GAAATGCCCAAGTTGTCAGATACTCCTATGCAGCAACATCAGCAGCAGctacagcagcagcaacaatcCATGGTCTctcagcaacagcaacaatcCATGGTCTctcagcaacagcagcagacGCAGTCGATGTTGAATATGCCAACTATGCAACTACCTCAACAACCTCACGTCTCGACTGGAGGAGTTCTTACAGCTGCCCAGAGTCAATATTTTACACAGCTGACTCAACAAACAAGTGAAAACTTGAAGGCAGCCAATCAAGGCGCGTTCTCATCAACGATGAACAGTCAG CCCCAGAGGCAACCAAAGCAGCGACCCCGAGTACCTCCTCCTTCAAAGATCCCGGCCACCGCAGTTGAGATGCCTGGCGATGCTGTGAACAGTGGTATTGGATTTCTCGACGTGCAGTTTGGAGCATTGGACTTTGGAACCGATGCCGGATCTTTGGATGGCTCCGCGACCGAGAAATACAATGCTGCGAATTCAGCCACGCCTGGGATAGACGTAACTCCATTGACAAATGTCGCCAACCCTTCAAATGCTCCAAATACTCTGGATATCGAGACCAGCCAGACAAATACTAATCAGTATAACGCTACATCGCAAATG TTGTCAAGCAATGATAGCTTGCCAGTGTCTAGTGACCACTCTCTAAGTTCGCAAAGCGGTTTTGTCGCTCGTAGTGGCAATAGTGCTCCTTCTCTGGATATTACCAAGCAGGACTTCTCCTCCCAGGTATCTCCAGGGAACACACCTGGATATGGAACAACTGCTGCCTATCAGTCTCAGAAGACAGCTTATCAGCCTTCCAATGCGACACCAAACAGCTACAATGCATACTCAACTAGTACGCAATCGACCCAATCATCATTCCCTGCACAATCTGCTAGTAACAGTAGCAGTTACTCAGCTACAGCAGCAGTCACCCAGGTCTCTGGTTACAACACGTCATCCTCTTATTCCCAAAATAATGCCTCCACTTTCAATCAAACTTCCCCAGCTGCTGTCGCATCTGCGGCATCGACCTATAGCCAAAATACAACTAATCAG gTATTTCAGCCAGCAAGTGGTTACGTACCTGCAACAACGTCTCAGTATCAGTCGCAATCTGTAGCCACTAATACTGCGGCTAACAGTAACTCAGGTTACCAAGCAACCGGCTATCAAGGCTCCTCTTCATTCCAATCTACCCCACAGGCTTATCAAAATTCTGGAGCTAACTTTACGTCACCAATGACTCAAGCATCTAGCGGCTATCAAAGTGCAACACAATCG GTTTACGCCAGTGCGTATAGTAGTTATGGTACCCAACCACAGACCGGGGCTCACAATCATAAGCTCAACAGTGGTACAAATAAGGATTCGCAATATGATGGCAGTGCGACAACGTCCAGTAATTCACTCGCCACGACAAGTGCACCAGCTCTGGGTCTTCCGACTACAGCAAATAGTTCGCAAGCAAAAGCAACTAGTTCAAATG CTGTACCAAAGAGCACGTCAAGTGGAGTCGTGACTGGCAGTGGCAGTGGGGCTGGCAGCATGACGGGTGGTAGTGCTGCTGGAAGCATGGCACCAATTCTCAGTCATCAGTATATCATGGGACAAGGTGTTCCATATGCAGCGTTCCAGCAGCCAATGTACAGCTACGAAGATTTGCAGCTCATGCAGCAGAGAATACCACATATG ACGACTGGTCCAGCAACGAGTCTTGGAGGAGGGCGCGGGGACGCCTTGACTGGCGTCCAAGGTGTTCAGGGTGTTCAGGGCGTACAAGGGGCCTATACCAGTATTAGTGACGCCAGGTTTGCCAGAAATGATAGCAACGCGTCGCCAGTTCCCTCAACTATGTCTCAACAG ACTGCTACGCAGCATCAGCAACCGATGATGAACCCAACGTTACCACCTGGATACGCATATTTTGCATACGGTGGCGGCATGATGCCTGGAAGTTTTCAATATGGAACGCCCGCCATTTACCCA CAGATTGCTGCAGCTGGAAATGCAGGCACAAATAGCGGCGCATATAGTGCAAAACCAGGTAGCTATGGGTCTGGTTACGGTGGTGGCGCTAGTTATGATGCTTTGGCAAGCGCTGGACCAGCTGGCGAGTATAAAGGTGCCAGCAGCGGTTATACAGGTACACAGACTGGCAAGACTGGGACGTCCACTGGAAATACCAACTCCGGAGGATCTTCCGCAACTGAAATCAGTGCAACGATGTATGGAAAGAGTCATGTTGCACTGAACAAGGTTAAC tcATATGATAAGCAGACGTTCCATTCGGCCACTCCCCCCCCATTTGGGTTAGCTGGAAGTCAGAGTGCCGCTTTACCAGGTGGTTACGGAGCTCCGCATTTGTTTATTCCCACAATGCCACATCAGCTGCATCAGCCCTTACATCAAGATAGTGGCAGTACCACGGGACAGCGTTCAAATGCAAGTTCCCAGAACAAGGCTCAAGCTAAGCCAGGAGGTTACAGTCCAAGCTACTGGGCTGGTGGTAACTAA
- the LOC124182069 gene encoding protein lingerer isoform X4, translated as MSASNKSSVPSGGRGANKNKSSQQHSKSDHHYSKSTDTAKHDKAQPNTDQMRHAQIIDTRMAGGEDPTLKERIKQVMDMTRRSEDEVVLALHDCDGDLDSAVNNLLEGVTQEWEVKKKKTRQPGGSKQNADQSGGQDDGGDWEERRNQRGGGPPRLRGRGANHDNRGWRGRENKENERNMEDGSREGGYSGNRRGRGAPGRSGRGGRGGGRGLGPRTFANRGDNGSGATGHSFSRPIDTWTGSEEQQQTVQEPKMDAWNNLEPTEDWDNEEYTGSLADTKVFTPSGGLAEATPGAEDPKHQEVQPLQSTQSVKLSPLQQDEMPKLSDTPMQQHQQQLQQQQQSMVSQQQQQSMVSQQQQQTQSMLNMPTMQLPQQPHVSTGGVLTAAQSQYFTQLTQQTSENLKAANQGAFSSTMNSQPQRQPKQRPRVPPPSKIPATAVEMPGDAVNSGIGFLDVQFGALDFGTDAGSLDGSATEKYNAANSATPGIDVTPLTNVANPSNAPNTLDIETSQTNTNQYNATSQMVSPGNTPGYGTTAAYQSQKTAYQPSNATPNSYNAYSTSTQSTQSSFPAQSASNSSSYSATAAVTQVSGYNTSSSYSQNNASTFNQTSPAAVASAASTYSQNTTNQVFQPASGYVPATTSQYQSQSVATNTAANSNSGYQATGYQGSSSFQSTPQAYQNSGANFTSPMTQASSGYQSATQSVYASAYSSYGTQPQTGAHNHKLNSGTNKDSQYDGSATTSSNSLATTSAPALGLPTTANSSQAKATSSNAVPKSTSSGVVTGSGSGAGSMTGGSAAGSMAPILSHQYIMGQGVPYAAFQQPMYSYEDLQLMQQRIPHMPTTGYYDAALGYQTTGPATSLGGGRGDALTGVQGVQGVQGVQGAYTSISDARFARNDSNASPVPSTMSQQTATQHQQPMMNPTLPPGYAYFAYGGGMMPGSFQYGTPAIYPQIAAAGNAGTNSGAYSAKPGSYGSGYGGGASYDALASAGPAGEYKGASSGYTGTQTGKTGTSTGNTNSGGSSATEISATMYGKSHVALNKVNSYDKQTFHSATPPPFGLAGSQSAALPGGYGAPHLFIPTMPHQLHQPLHQDSGSTTGQRSNASSQNKAQAKPGGYSPSYWAGGN; from the exons ATGAGTGCAAGCAACAAATCGTCGGTGCCCTCCGGCGGGAGAGGTGCCAATAAGAACAAGTCATCACAGCAACACAGCAAGTCTGATCATCATTACTCTAAGTCCACAGACACAGCTAAACACGACAAAGCACAG CCTAATACGGACCAGATGCGACACGCACAAATCATTGACACTCGGATGGCTGGTGGGGAGGATCCGACTCTAAAAGAGCGCATAAAGCAAGTCATGGACATGACGCGCCGTTCTGAGGACGAAGTGGTGCTAGCTTTGCATGATTGTGACGGCGACTTAGATAGTGCCGTGAATAATCTGCTTGAGGGTGTCACGCAGGAATGGgaagtaaaaaagaagaagaccCGCCAACCGGGAGGCTCAAAGCAGAATGCTGATCAATCAGGTGGTCAGGACGATGGTGGGGATTGGGAAGAGAGACGTAACCAACGGGGCGGTGGGCCTCCACGTTTGCGAGGACGCGGAGCAAACCATGACAATCGTGGCT GGCGTGGACGAGAAAATAAAGAGAATGAACGAAACATGGAAGATGGTAGCCGTGAGGGTGGGTATAGCGGAAACAGACGTGGCAGAGGTGCACCTGGTCGGTCAGGGCGAGGTGGTCGAGGAGGTGGCAGGGGTCTTGGACCCCGTACTTTTGCCAATCGAGGTGATAATGGCTCAGGTGCAACAGGGCACAGCTTTAGTCGACCAATTGACACTTGGACTGGCAGTGAAGAACAGCAACAAACAGTTCAGGAGCCCAAGATGg ATGCCTGGAATAATCTCGAACCCACTGAAGATTGGGATAACGAAGAATATACCGGCTCTCTAGCAGATACAAAAGTTTTTACTCCAAGTGGTGGTTTGGCTGAAGCTACGCCTGGCGCAGAAGATCCTAAGCACCAAGAAGTTCAACCTCTACAGTCAACTCAATCTGTTAAACTGTCCCCATTGCAACAAGAT GAAATGCCCAAGTTGTCAGATACTCCTATGCAGCAACATCAGCAGCAGctacagcagcagcaacaatcCATGGTCTctcagcaacagcaacaatcCATGGTCTctcagcaacagcagcagacGCAGTCGATGTTGAATATGCCAACTATGCAACTACCTCAACAACCTCACGTCTCGACTGGAGGAGTTCTTACAGCTGCCCAGAGTCAATATTTTACACAGCTGACTCAACAAACAAGTGAAAACTTGAAGGCAGCCAATCAAGGCGCGTTCTCATCAACGATGAACAGTCAG CCCCAGAGGCAACCAAAGCAGCGACCCCGAGTACCTCCTCCTTCAAAGATCCCGGCCACCGCAGTTGAGATGCCTGGCGATGCTGTGAACAGTGGTATTGGATTTCTCGACGTGCAGTTTGGAGCATTGGACTTTGGAACCGATGCCGGATCTTTGGATGGCTCCGCGACCGAGAAATACAATGCTGCGAATTCAGCCACGCCTGGGATAGACGTAACTCCATTGACAAATGTCGCCAACCCTTCAAATGCTCCAAATACTCTGGATATCGAGACCAGCCAGACAAATACTAATCAGTATAACGCTACATCGCAAATG GTATCTCCAGGGAACACACCTGGATATGGAACAACTGCTGCCTATCAGTCTCAGAAGACAGCTTATCAGCCTTCCAATGCGACACCAAACAGCTACAATGCATACTCAACTAGTACGCAATCGACCCAATCATCATTCCCTGCACAATCTGCTAGTAACAGTAGCAGTTACTCAGCTACAGCAGCAGTCACCCAGGTCTCTGGTTACAACACGTCATCCTCTTATTCCCAAAATAATGCCTCCACTTTCAATCAAACTTCCCCAGCTGCTGTCGCATCTGCGGCATCGACCTATAGCCAAAATACAACTAATCAG gTATTTCAGCCAGCAAGTGGTTACGTACCTGCAACAACGTCTCAGTATCAGTCGCAATCTGTAGCCACTAATACTGCGGCTAACAGTAACTCAGGTTACCAAGCAACCGGCTATCAAGGCTCCTCTTCATTCCAATCTACCCCACAGGCTTATCAAAATTCTGGAGCTAACTTTACGTCACCAATGACTCAAGCATCTAGCGGCTATCAAAGTGCAACACAATCG GTTTACGCCAGTGCGTATAGTAGTTATGGTACCCAACCACAGACCGGGGCTCACAATCATAAGCTCAACAGTGGTACAAATAAGGATTCGCAATATGATGGCAGTGCGACAACGTCCAGTAATTCACTCGCCACGACAAGTGCACCAGCTCTGGGTCTTCCGACTACAGCAAATAGTTCGCAAGCAAAAGCAACTAGTTCAAATG CTGTACCAAAGAGCACGTCAAGTGGAGTCGTGACTGGCAGTGGCAGTGGGGCTGGCAGCATGACGGGTGGTAGTGCTGCTGGAAGCATGGCACCAATTCTCAGTCATCAGTATATCATGGGACAAGGTGTTCCATATGCAGCGTTCCAGCAGCCAATGTACAGCTACGAAGATTTGCAGCTCATGCAGCAGAGAATACCACATATG CCCACTACTGGTTACTATGACGCGGCTCTGGGCTATCAGACGACTGGTCCAGCAACGAGTCTTGGAGGAGGGCGCGGGGACGCCTTGACTGGCGTCCAAGGTGTTCAGGGTGTTCAGGGCGTACAAGGGGCCTATACCAGTATTAGTGACGCCAGGTTTGCCAGAAATGATAGCAACGCGTCGCCAGTTCCCTCAACTATGTCTCAACAG ACTGCTACGCAGCATCAGCAACCGATGATGAACCCAACGTTACCACCTGGATACGCATATTTTGCATACGGTGGCGGCATGATGCCTGGAAGTTTTCAATATGGAACGCCCGCCATTTACCCA CAGATTGCTGCAGCTGGAAATGCAGGCACAAATAGCGGCGCATATAGTGCAAAACCAGGTAGCTATGGGTCTGGTTACGGTGGTGGCGCTAGTTATGATGCTTTGGCAAGCGCTGGACCAGCTGGCGAGTATAAAGGTGCCAGCAGCGGTTATACAGGTACACAGACTGGCAAGACTGGGACGTCCACTGGAAATACCAACTCCGGAGGATCTTCCGCAACTGAAATCAGTGCAACGATGTATGGAAAGAGTCATGTTGCACTGAACAAGGTTAAC tcATATGATAAGCAGACGTTCCATTCGGCCACTCCCCCCCCATTTGGGTTAGCTGGAAGTCAGAGTGCCGCTTTACCAGGTGGTTACGGAGCTCCGCATTTGTTTATTCCCACAATGCCACATCAGCTGCATCAGCCCTTACATCAAGATAGTGGCAGTACCACGGGACAGCGTTCAAATGCAAGTTCCCAGAACAAGGCTCAAGCTAAGCCAGGAGGTTACAGTCCAAGCTACTGGGCTGGTGGTAACTAA